In Streptomyces sp. ML-6, the genomic stretch GGCCACCATCGTGGCCCCGGCCGCAACCACCACCACCCAGGACCCGGCGCGACCCGCCACCGTCTGAGCGGGCCGTCCAGGCCGGCCGTCTAAGGAATCAGCATGAAAATCGACTGGGCAGCCCTCGGTTCCGTGTTCGGCGTCTCCCTCGTGGTCACCGTCGCCCTGGTGGGCCTCTTCACCCTCGGCATCGTCGGCCTCTCCAAGCAGGCCGAACCGGCGGCGCAGGGCGGCTCCGGCGGCTCGGTGCTGCTGGCCCGCGCCGGGGCGTACGTCTGCTTCGCGCTGTGCGTGGCGGCGGTCGCGTACGGGATCTTCCTCATCGTCGCCTGAGCACACGCGTCACGCCCGAGCACATGCGTGACGTTCAAGCGCCTACGTGACGCCCGAGCGCACGCATCACGTCCGAGCGCATACGTGACGTCCGAGCACGCGCGTCACGGAGGGCCGGACACCCGCGAGGTGTCCGGCCCTTCGCCGTGCGCCCGGGGCGATGTGGGTCTCAGCACACTGCGCCGCCGCAGGTCAACGGCAGGTTGACGGGCGTTCGCGGGGCGTGGTGGACTGCCGGAGCCAATCACGGCGACAGCAGAGGAAGCCGGTGCGAATCCGGCGCGGTCCCGCCACTGTCACCGGGGAGCGGTCCCCCAACACCGGAAGTCACGGCACGCGCGAGCGGGCTGGAAGGCCGGGGGAACCGCGGATCCGGGAGCCAGGAGACTCTCGTCGCCGGTCACGTCGAACCAGGGCGCGGACCCTGAGTGAGGACATATCGCCATGCCTGGCTGCCGTGCGTCCGTCGTCGGGGCGCTCTCGCCGAGAGCCGCCCGTACCGGGATCCTCCGAGGCACGACGGCCGGTTGAGCGTGCGAGCCGACCGCGTCTTCGCGTACGGCGCCGCCGCCGGTCTGCTCGGCGACCTGCTGCTCGGTGACCCCCGCAGGGGGCACCCGGTGGCCGGGTTCGGGCGGGCCGTGGCGAACGTCGAGCGCCGTCTGTGGCACGACCACCGCGGGTGGGGCGCGCTGCACGCCCTCGTCTGCGCCGGAGGCGTCGCGGGCGGTGCCGCGCTGGTCGCCCGCGCCCTGCGCGACCGCCCCGCCGCCTCCCTCGCGCTGACCGCCGCCACCACCTGGTCCGTCGTCGGCGGCACGTCCCTGGGCCGCGAGGCACGGGCCATCGGCGACGCCCTGGCGGCCGGCGACATCGAGCTGGCCCGCGAACGGCTGCCGCATCTGTGCGGGCGCGACCCGCAGTCCCTCGACGGGCCGCAGATCGCCCGCGCCGTGGTGGAGTCCGTGGCCGAGAACACCTCCGACGCCGTGGTCGGCGCCCTGGTGTGGGGCGCGCTGGGCGGGGTGCCGGGGCTGGCCGGTTTCCGGGCCGTCAACACCCTGGACGCCATGGTCGGCCACAAGTCGCCCCGGTACCGGCGCTACGGCTGGGCCTCGGCCCGCCTCGACGACCTCGCGGGCTGGCCCGGCGCCCGGCTCACCGCCCTGCTCGCCGTGGCCGCGGGCGGCCGTCCGGGTGCGGCGGCACGGGCCTGGCGGGCCGATGCCGGCCGGCACCCGAGCCCCAACGCGGGCCCGGTGGAGGCCGCGTTCGCGGGCGCGCTCGGCGTACGGCTCGGCGGGACCCTCGCGTACGGCGGCCGGGTCGAGCACCGTCCCGTGCTCAACGGGGAGGCCGGCCGGGCGGTGGAGGGCGCGGACATCGAGCGCGCGGTGCGGCTGTCGCGCCGGGTGGGCGTGCTGGCCCTGGGCGTGTGCGTGGCGGGCCGGTTCGGCGTGTCGCTCGCCGCCCGGCGGATCGCGGGCCGCCGGACGGCCGTGCCGGACGTGGCAGGACCTCGCGTCCTCGGCCCTCGCACCCCAGGATCTCGCACTCCAGGACGGAGAAACCCATGAGCGGCGGGCTGCTGATCGCCGGAACCACCTCCGACGCCGGCAAGAGCGTCGTCACCGCGGGCATCTGCCGCTGGCTGGTGCGCCGGGGCGTGAAGGTGGCGCCCTTCAAGGCGCAGAACATGTCGCTGAACTCGTTCGTCACCCAGGAGGGCGCCGAGATCGGACGGGCCCAGGCCATGCAGGCCCGGGCCGCCCGGGTGGAGCCGTCCGCGCTGATGAACCCGGTCCTGCTCAAGCCCGGCGGCGACCGCTCCAGCCAGGTCGTCCTGATGGGCAGGCCGGTCGGCGAGATGAGCGCGCGCGGCTACCACGGCGGCCGGCAGGAGGCGCTGTTCTCCACGGTCGTGGACTGCCTGGAGCAGCTGCGGGGCACGTATGACGCGGTGATCTGCGAAGGGGCGGGCAGTCCGGCCGAGATCAATCTGCGGCGCACGGACATCGTGAACATGGGCGTCGCGCGGGCGGCGGGCTTTCCCGTGGTGGTGGTCGGCGACATCGACCGCGGCGGGGTCTTCGCCTCGTTCTTCGGCACGACGGCGCTGCTGGCCCCCGAGGACCAGTCGCTGATCGCGGGCTACCTGGTGAACAAGTTCCGCGGCGACGTGTCGCTGCTGGAGCCGGGCCTGGAGATGCTGCGCGGGCTCACCGGGCGGGGGACGTACGGGGTGCTGCCCTTCGCCCACGGCCTCGGCATCGACGAGGAGGACGGCCTGCGGGTCTCGCTGCGCGGCGCCGTGCGCGAGTCGGTCGTCGCCCCGCCGCACGGCGAGGACGTGCTGCGGGTCGCGGTGTGCGCGGTGCCCCTGATGTCGAACTTCACCGACGTGGACGCGCTGGCCGCCGAACCCGGCGTCGTCGTCCGGTTCGTGGACCGGGCCGAGGAGCTGTCCGACGCCGACCTCGTGGTGGTGCCGGGGACCCGCGGCACCGTGAAGGCGCTGGCCTGGCTGCGCGAGCGCGGTCTCGCCGACGCGCTGGTGCGGCGCGCGGCCGAGGGCTTGCCGGTCCTCGGCATCTGCGGCGGCTTCCAGGTGCTCGGCGAGCACATCGAGGACGAGGTCGAGTCCCGTGCGGGCCGGGTCGAGGGCCTGGGCCTGCTGCCCGTGCGCATCCGCTTCGACCGCGAGAAGACCCTCGCCCGCCCCGTCGGCGAGGCGCTCGGCGCGCCCGTGGAGGGGTACGAGATCCACCACGGCGTCGCGGACGTGCGCGGCGGGGAGCCGTTCCTGGACGGGTGCCGGGTCGGCGCCGTGTGGGGCACCCACTGGCACGGCTCGTTGGAGAGCGACGCGTTCCGCCGCCGCTTCCTGGCCGAGGTGGCGCGGGCTGCGGGCCGGCGTTTCGTGCCCGCCCCCGACACCGTCTTCGGCGTGCTGCGGGAGGAGCAGCTGGACCGGCTCGGCGACCTGATCGAGGAACACGCCGACACCGACGCGCTGCTGCGGCTCATCGAGTCGGGCGCGCCGTCGGGCCTGCCCTTCCTCCCGCCGGGCGCGCCCGCGGCATCCGGGACGCGCGCATGAACCATCCCTTCGGGCACCGCACCGGGAACGCCCCGGGCGGTGCCGTCGGTCCGGGCCGCCGCCCCGGCCCCGGCCCCGGCTCCCCGGACACCGGCGGGACCGCCACCCCCTCGTTCCCCCAAGGAGGCACCGTGAGTACGCCGTACCCCTTCACCGCCATCGTCGGACAGGACGACCTCCGGCTCGGGCTGCTGCTGAACGCCGTGTCGCCCGCCGTCGGCGGGGTGCTGGTGCGGGGCGAGAAGGGCACCGCCAAGTCCACCGCCGTGCGGGCGCTCGCCGCGCTCATGCCGGACGTCCCGGTGGTCCCCGGGTGCCGTTTCTCGTGCGACCCGGCGTCGCCCGACCCGGCGTGTCCGGACGGCCCGCACGAGGCCGGGGACGGCGTGTCGCGGGGGGCCCGGATGGTGGAGCTGCCCGTCGGCGCGTCCGAGGACCGGCTGGTCGGGGCGCTCGACATCGAGCGGGCGCTCGCCGAGGGCGTCAAGGCGTTCGAGCCCGGCCTGCTGGCCGCCGCGAACCGGGGCATCCTGTACGTCGACGAGGTGAACCTGCTCCACGACCACCTGGTCGACGTCCTGCTCGACGCCGCCGCCATGGGCGCCTCGTACGTGGAGCGCGAGGGCGTCTCCGTGCGGCACGCGGCGCGGTTCCTGCTCGTCGGCACGATGAACCCCGAGGAGGGCGAGCTGCGTCCGCAGCTGCTCGACCGGTTCGGGCTGACCGTCGAGGTCGCCGCGTCCCGCGACACCGACCAGCGGGTCGAGGTCGTGCGGCGGCGCCTGGCGTACGACGCCGACCCGGGGGGTTTCGCCGCCGAGTGGGCCGCCGAGGAGGGCGCCCTGCGGGAGCGGATCGCCGCCGCGCGGGCGCTGCTGCCCGAAGTGCGGCTCGGGGACGGGGCGTTGCGGCAGATCGCGGCGACGTGCGCGGCCTTCGAGGTCGACGGGATGCGCGCGGACATCGTCATGGCGCGGACCGCCACCGCGCTGGCCGCGTGGGCGGGCCGCACGGACGTGCTGGCCGAGGACGTGCGGCAGGCCGCCCTGCTCGCGCTCCCCCACCGCCGCAGGCGCAACCCGTTCGACGCGCCGGGGCTGGACGAGGACAAGCTCGACGACACGCTGGAGCAGAACGGCGGCGGGGACGAGGACCCGGATCCGGACGGCCCCGGTGGCGGCGGCCGGCCCCCGCACGACGGCGGCCCCGACACGCCGCCGCAGCCCGAGGGGGAGGCCACCGACACGCCCGCCCCGTCCGTGCCCGAGCAGGACCGGGGGCAGGAGCAGGAGCAGGGGCGGGGTCGGCCGGCCGGGGGCGGGGAGCAACAACCGGTGGGCGCCACCGAGCCGTTCCGCACCCGGATGCTGAGCGTGCCCGGCCTGGGCGAGGGCGCGGCGGGGAGGCGGTCCCGGGCGCGTACCGAGCACGGGCGCACGACCGGTTCCCGGCAGCCGCGGGGCGCCCTGACCAAGCTTCATCTGGCGGCGACCGTGCAGGCCGCCGCCCCGCACCAGCGGGCGCGCGGCCGTTCGGGGCCGGGGCTGGTGGTGCGGCGGGACGATCTGCGGCAGGCGACGCGGGAGGGGCGCGAGGGCAATCTCGTGCTCTTCGTGGTGGACGCCTCCGGCTCGATGGCGGCCCGGCAGCGGATGGGCGCGGTGAAGGGTGCGGTGCTCTCGCTGCTGCTGGACGCGTACCAGCGGCGGGACAAGGTCGGGCTGGTCACCTTCCGGGGCCGGGAGGCCGAGGTGGCGCTGCCGCCGACGTCGTCGGTGGACGCGGCGGCGGCCCGGCTGGAGCTGCTGCCGACCGGGGGGCGCACCCCGGTCGCGGCCGGGCTGCTGAAGGCCCACGAGGTGCTGCGGGTGGAGCGGTTGCGCGATCCGTCGCGCCGGCCGCTGCTGGTGGTGGTGACCGACGGCCGGGCGACCGGGGGCCCCGACGCGGTGGCGCTGGCCGCGCGGGCGGCCCGGCTGCACGAGGCGCAGGGCATCGCGTCCGTCGTCGTGGACTGCGAGTCGGGGCCGGTGCGGCTCGGTCTCGCGGGGGTCCTCGCGCGTGAGCTGGGGGGCAGCGCCGTCACGCTCGACGAGCTGCGGGCCGACTCGATCGCCGGGCTCGTCAAGGATGTTCAGGAAACCAACAGGAGGGCTGCTTGATGCCGCAGGGACAACCGACCACCGTGCCCGACGACGGGCTGACCACCCGTCAGCGCCGCAACCGTCCGCTGCTGATGGTGCACACCGGCGTCGGCAAGGGGAAGTCGACGGCGGCCTTCGGGATGGCGTTGCGCGCCTGGAACCAGGGCTGGCCGATCGGGGTCTTCCAGTTCGTCAAGTCGGCCAAGTGGAAGGTCGGCGAGGAGAACGCCCTGAAGGTCCTCGGCGCGAGCGGCGAGGGCGGGTCCGTCGTCTGGAACAAGATGGGCGAGGGCTGGTCGTGGGTGCAGCGCGACGGCCAGATGGACAACGAAGAGGCGGCGCGCGAGGGCTGGGAGCAGGTCAAGCGCGACCTGGCCGCCGAGACGTACCGGTTGTACGTGCTCGACGAGTTCGCGTACCCGATGCACTGGGGCTGGGTCGACACCGCCGAGGTGATCGAGGTGCTGCGGTCCCGTCCCGGCACGCAGCACGTGGTGATCACCGGCCGCAACGCGCCGCAGGAGCTGCTGGACGCGGCGGACCTGGTGACCGAGATGGCGAAGGTCAAGCACCCGATGGACGCCGGTCAGAAGGGCCAGCGGGGCATCGAATGGTGAGGGAACCCCGGTGAACGTTCCTCGACTGGTGATCGCCGCGCCCTCGTCGGGCAGCGGCAAGACCACCGTGGCCACGGGGCTGATGGCAGCCTTCGCCGGGCGGGGCCTCGCCGTGTCCCCGCACAAGGTCGGGCCCGACTACATCGATCCCGGCTACCACACGCTGGCCACGGGGCGGCCGGGGCGCAACCTCGACGCGTACATGTGCGGCCCCGACCGGATCGCGCCGCTGTTCGCGCACGGGGCGCGGGGCTGCGACCTGGCGGTGGTCGAGGGGGTGATGGGGCTGTACGACGGTGCGTCGGGGCAGGGCGAGCTGGCGTCGACCGCCCAGGTCGCCAAGCTCCTGCGGGCGCCCGTGGTGCTGGTCGTGGACGCGTCGTCGCAGTCGCGTTCCGTGGCCGCGCTGGTGCACGGTTTCGCCTCGTGGGACCCGCGGGTGCGGCTGGGCGGGGTGATCCTGAACAAAGTCGGCTCCCAGCGCCACGAGATGCTGTTGCGGGAGGCGCTGGAGGAGTCCGGCGTGCCGGTGATGGGGGTGCTGCGGCGGGCCGGGCAACTGGCCGTGCCGTCACGTCATCTGGGCCTGGTCCCGGTGGCGGAGCGGCGGGGCGACGCGGTGGACGCGGTGGCGGCGATGCGGGCGCAGGTGGTGGCCGGGTGCGACCTGGACGCGCTGCTGGCGCTGGCCGCCTCCGCGCCTCCGGTGGGCGGCGGGGCGTGGGACGCGGCGGCGGAGGTGGCCGGCCATGGTGGAGCCGTCGTGCCGCCCGCCGGTGACCGGGCGGGACCGCGGCGGATCGCCGTCGCCTCCGGTGCGGCCTTCACCTTCTCCTACGCCGAGCACACCGAACTGCTCACCGCCGCCGGGGCCGAGGTCGTGCCGTTCGATCCGCTGCGGGACGAGGCGCTGCCCGAGGGGACGCGGGGGCTGGTCATCGGTGGCGGGTTCCCCGAGGTGTACGCCTCGGAGCTGTCCGCCAACGCGGCGCTGCGCCGGTCGGTCGTCGAACTGGTGGCGTCCGGGGCGCCGGTGGCCGCCGAGTGCGCGGGGCTGCTGTACCTGGCGCGCTCGCTGGACGGGCTGCCGATGTGCGGGGTCCTCGACGCCGAGGCGCGGATGTCCGAGCGGCTGACGCTCGGTTACCGGGAGGCGGTGGCGGTCTCCGACAGTGTGCTGGCCGCGTCCGGCACCCGGGTGCGCGGGCACGAGTTCCACCGGACCGTACTGGAGCCGGGGGCCGGGCCCGTTCCGGCGTGGGGCATGCACCAGCCCGAGCGGCGGGTCGAGGGCTTCGTGCACCGGGGCGTGCACGCGAGCTATCTGCACACGCACTGGGCCGCGGTGCCCGGCATGGCCCGCCGGTTCGTCGAGAGGTGCGGGGGATGAACCACGGCCGGGGCGGGGACCTGTGAGGCGGGCGGGGGCGGCGTGCCGTCCGGGCCTCGCCCTGTGCCCTGGTGCGGCGTGCCGTACGGGCCTCGCCCTGTGCCCTGGTGCGGTGTGCCGTCCCACGGCCGCAAGGTGCCCGGGGGCGGGGCGGCGGTCAGTCCGCGATGCCCACCACCAGCCAGATGAAGCCCACCCCGGCGACCGTGCACAGCAGCGTGGAGCGGGCCGGGTGTTCGTGGTGCGCCTCGGGCAGGATCTCGGCGGCGGCGAGATAGAGCAGGGCACCGCCGAAGAAACCGAGATAGCAGCCGAGCAGTTGCTCCGGAAGGGTGAACACCAGGGTCGTCGCGGCGCCCACGAGCGGCGCCGCGGCGTCGGCGAACAGCATGATCAGGGCCTTGCGGCGGGCGTTCCCGTACAGGCTGGTGATCGTGTAGGTGTTGAAGCCGTCGGCGAAGTCGTGCGTGATCACGGCGAGGGCGACGGCGGCGCCCATGCCCGCGCCGACCTGGAAGGCGGCGCCGAGCGCGATGCCGTCCATCAGGCTGTGGCCGACCATCGCCGCCGCCGCGGTGAGTCCGACCTGCGGCGCCCGTTCCTCGCCCGCGCCGTGTGCCGCCCGGCGCACGGCGAGCAGCCGTTCCACGAGGTGGGCGAGGAGGAAGCCGCCGACGAACAGCAGCAGCGCGGCCGGGACGCCGAAGACGGGTTCGCCCGCGGCCTCGATCGCCTCCGGCAACAGGTCCAGGCCGACCACGCCGAGCATCAGTCCGCCGGCGAAACCGAGCACCAGGTGGCGGCGGTCGGTGACGCGTTGGGCGACCCAGCCGCCCACCAGGGTCATCAGGAACGCGCCGAGCGCGACGAACACCGCCATGCGCTCTTGCTAGCCGATCGGCCCCCTCGCGCGCATCCCGGCCTCCCCTCCCCCGTCTCTCTCGTCTCCCTGGTCTCCCCCGTCTCCCGGCGGGGGACCGTACCGCCCGGAGGAGCCCGACCCGTGTACGGAACCGGAACGGACGACCGGACGACGGCCGCGCGGCTCGTCGTGGGCGTCGGCGCGTCCAGGGGCGTACCTGCCGAGGAGGTGCTGGGGCTGGTCCGGGACACCCTGCGCGGGGCCGGCCTGGCTCCGTCGGACGTCGTGGAGCTGGCGACCGTGGACGCGAAGGCCGACGAGCCGGGGATCGTCGAGGCGGCCGCGCGGCTCGGCGTGCCGCTGCGGACGTACCCGGCCGAGGCGTTGGCCCGGATCGAGGTGCCCGGCCCGTCCGGCGCGTCGCTGGCCGCCGTCGGGACGCCGTCCGTGGCGGAGGCCGCCGCGCTCGCCGCGGGGGGCGAGCTCCTCGTGCCGAAGCGGAAGTCGGCGCCCGCGGGGCGGGCGGCGAGGGCGACCTGCGCGGTGGCGCGCCGCGGCCCGGGCGGTACGCCCGATGCCGCCGGTACGGCCGACACGACCGGTACGTCCGGTACATCCGGTTCGACCGCCGAGGAGTTACCGGGCGACGCGACCGGCTCCTGAGGACCCCGGCCGCGCGGAGCCGGTCCGTTCGACAAAACCGGCCCCGTTCGCGGAGCCGGTCCGCCCGTGGAGCCGGTGTGACGTGCGCCCCGACCGTTGCGTGAAGCCGGGTGCCGGGCGCATAGTCGTTCTGCCGTACTCCCTTCCCACCGGAACCCCGTTCGAGGACGGCGTGGGGCCGCCATCGCGGCCGCGCTTCCGCCCCGACGACTCCGGCCGTCACCACCACCCCCCACGGCGGTCATGCACACTCCCATCGAAAGTCCCGACGCGGCAGGCGCGGGCGCGCACGATCTGCGGCACCACGGTGACGTGGAAGTACGGGGACAGGGCCGGGATCTGACCGATCTCGCCGTCAACGTACGAACCGGTACGCCCCCGGCCTGGCTGAAGGCCCGGATAGCCGACTCCTTGGGCGCGCTCGCCGCCTACCCGGACGGCCGTGCGGCGCGGGCGGCGGTGGCGGCCCGGCACGGGCTGCCCGTGGAGCGGGTGTTGCTGACGGCGGGTGCGGCGGAGGCGTTCGTCCTGATCGCACGGGCCCTGCCGGCCCGCCGTCCGGTCGTGGTCCATCCGCAGTTCACCGAGCCGGAGGCGGCGCTGCGCGCGGCCGGGCACGAGGTGCGGCGGGTGCTGCTGCGGGCCGAGGACGGTTTCCGGCTGGATCCGTCGGCCGTGCCCGAGGACGCGGATCTGGTGGTGGTCGGCAATCCGACCAACCCCACGTCGGTGCTGCATCCGGCGGCCGTCGTCGAGCGACTGGCCCGTCCCGGGCGGACGTTGGTGGTCGACGAGGCGTTCATGGACGCGGTGCCGGACGAGCGCGAGACGCTGTGCGGGCGCACGGACGTCCCCGGACTCGTCGTGCTGCGGAGCCTCACCAAGACCTGGGGGCTCGCGGGGCTGCGGATCGGGTACGTGCTGGCCGCCCCGGAGACCGTTCGCGCCCTGGAGGAGACCCAGCCGCTGTGGCCGGTGTCGTCCCCGGCACTGGCGG encodes the following:
- a CDS encoding cobalamin biosynthesis protein; the protein is MRADRVFAYGAAAGLLGDLLLGDPRRGHPVAGFGRAVANVERRLWHDHRGWGALHALVCAGGVAGGAALVARALRDRPAASLALTAATTWSVVGGTSLGREARAIGDALAAGDIELARERLPHLCGRDPQSLDGPQIARAVVESVAENTSDAVVGALVWGALGGVPGLAGFRAVNTLDAMVGHKSPRYRRYGWASARLDDLAGWPGARLTALLAVAAGGRPGAAARAWRADAGRHPSPNAGPVEAAFAGALGVRLGGTLAYGGRVEHRPVLNGEAGRAVEGADIERAVRLSRRVGVLALGVCVAGRFGVSLAARRIAGRRTAVPDVAGPRVLGPRTPGSRTPGRRNP
- a CDS encoding cobyric acid synthase produces the protein MSGGLLIAGTTSDAGKSVVTAGICRWLVRRGVKVAPFKAQNMSLNSFVTQEGAEIGRAQAMQARAARVEPSALMNPVLLKPGGDRSSQVVLMGRPVGEMSARGYHGGRQEALFSTVVDCLEQLRGTYDAVICEGAGSPAEINLRRTDIVNMGVARAAGFPVVVVGDIDRGGVFASFFGTTALLAPEDQSLIAGYLVNKFRGDVSLLEPGLEMLRGLTGRGTYGVLPFAHGLGIDEEDGLRVSLRGAVRESVVAPPHGEDVLRVAVCAVPLMSNFTDVDALAAEPGVVVRFVDRAEELSDADLVVVPGTRGTVKALAWLRERGLADALVRRAAEGLPVLGICGGFQVLGEHIEDEVESRAGRVEGLGLLPVRIRFDREKTLARPVGEALGAPVEGYEIHHGVADVRGGEPFLDGCRVGAVWGTHWHGSLESDAFRRRFLAEVARAAGRRFVPAPDTVFGVLREEQLDRLGDLIEEHADTDALLRLIESGAPSGLPFLPPGAPAASGTRA
- a CDS encoding putative cobaltochelatase gives rise to the protein MSTPYPFTAIVGQDDLRLGLLLNAVSPAVGGVLVRGEKGTAKSTAVRALAALMPDVPVVPGCRFSCDPASPDPACPDGPHEAGDGVSRGARMVELPVGASEDRLVGALDIERALAEGVKAFEPGLLAAANRGILYVDEVNLLHDHLVDVLLDAAAMGASYVEREGVSVRHAARFLLVGTMNPEEGELRPQLLDRFGLTVEVAASRDTDQRVEVVRRRLAYDADPGGFAAEWAAEEGALRERIAAARALLPEVRLGDGALRQIAATCAAFEVDGMRADIVMARTATALAAWAGRTDVLAEDVRQAALLALPHRRRRNPFDAPGLDEDKLDDTLEQNGGGDEDPDPDGPGGGGRPPHDGGPDTPPQPEGEATDTPAPSVPEQDRGQEQEQGRGRPAGGGEQQPVGATEPFRTRMLSVPGLGEGAAGRRSRARTEHGRTTGSRQPRGALTKLHLAATVQAAAPHQRARGRSGPGLVVRRDDLRQATREGREGNLVLFVVDASGSMAARQRMGAVKGAVLSLLLDAYQRRDKVGLVTFRGREAEVALPPTSSVDAAAARLELLPTGGRTPVAAGLLKAHEVLRVERLRDPSRRPLLVVVTDGRATGGPDAVALAARAARLHEAQGIASVVVDCESGPVRLGLAGVLARELGGSAVTLDELRADSIAGLVKDVQETNRRAA
- the cobO gene encoding cob(I)yrinic acid a,c-diamide adenosyltransferase, with product MPQGQPTTVPDDGLTTRQRRNRPLLMVHTGVGKGKSTAAFGMALRAWNQGWPIGVFQFVKSAKWKVGEENALKVLGASGEGGSVVWNKMGEGWSWVQRDGQMDNEEAAREGWEQVKRDLAAETYRLYVLDEFAYPMHWGWVDTAEVIEVLRSRPGTQHVVITGRNAPQELLDAADLVTEMAKVKHPMDAGQKGQRGIEW
- a CDS encoding cobyrinate a,c-diamide synthase — encoded protein: MNVPRLVIAAPSSGSGKTTVATGLMAAFAGRGLAVSPHKVGPDYIDPGYHTLATGRPGRNLDAYMCGPDRIAPLFAHGARGCDLAVVEGVMGLYDGASGQGELASTAQVAKLLRAPVVLVVDASSQSRSVAALVHGFASWDPRVRLGGVILNKVGSQRHEMLLREALEESGVPVMGVLRRAGQLAVPSRHLGLVPVAERRGDAVDAVAAMRAQVVAGCDLDALLALAASAPPVGGGAWDAAAEVAGHGGAVVPPAGDRAGPRRIAVASGAAFTFSYAEHTELLTAAGAEVVPFDPLRDEALPEGTRGLVIGGGFPEVYASELSANAALRRSVVELVASGAPVAAECAGLLYLARSLDGLPMCGVLDAEARMSERLTLGYREAVAVSDSVLAASGTRVRGHEFHRTVLEPGAGPVPAWGMHQPERRVEGFVHRGVHASYLHTHWAAVPGMARRFVERCGG
- a CDS encoding ZIP family metal transporter, translating into MAVFVALGAFLMTLVGGWVAQRVTDRRHLVLGFAGGLMLGVVGLDLLPEAIEAAGEPVFGVPAALLLFVGGFLLAHLVERLLAVRRAAHGAGEERAPQVGLTAAAAMVGHSLMDGIALGAAFQVGAGMGAAVALAVITHDFADGFNTYTITSLYGNARRKALIMLFADAAAPLVGAATTLVFTLPEQLLGCYLGFFGGALLYLAAAEILPEAHHEHPARSTLLCTVAGVGFIWLVVGIAD